The following coding sequences are from one Pelmatolapia mariae isolate MD_Pm_ZW linkage group LG4, Pm_UMD_F_2, whole genome shotgun sequence window:
- the rab5c gene encoding ras-related protein Rab-5C, protein MAGRGGPARTNGTAASSKICQFKLVLLGESAVGKSSLVLRFVKGQFHEYQESTIGAAFLTQTVCLDDTTVKFEIWDTAGQERYHSLAPMYYRGAQAAIVVYDITNTDTFTRAKNWVKELQRQASPNIVIAIAGNKADLANKRAVDFQEAQAYADDNSLLFMETSAKTAMNVNEIFMAIAKKLPKNEPQGAAGAGGRARGGVDLQEAAPQGRSGQCCGGSN, encoded by the exons ATGGCAGGGCGAGGTGGACCAGCACGGACCAACGGCACCGCAGCAAGCAGCAAGATCTGCCAGTTTAAGCTAGTGCTGTTGGGAGAGTCAGCAGTGGGCAAGTCCAGCCTGGTGCTGCGCTTTGTCAAAGGCCAGTTCCATGAGTACCAGGAGAGCACCATCGGag CTGCCTTCCTCACACAGACAGTATGTTTGGATGATACAACAGTTAAGTTTGAAATCTGGGACACTGCTGGACAAGAACGGTATCACAGCTTGGCACCGATGTACTACAGAGGAGCCCAGGCTGCCATTGTGGTCTATGATATCACCAACACA gatacattCACACGTGCAAAGAACTGGGTGAAGGAGCTCCAGCGACAAGCCAGCCCGAATATTGTAATTGCAATTGCAGGAAACAAAGCAGACCTGGCAAACAAGAGAGCTGTAGATTTCCAG gaaGCACAAGCATATGCAGATGACAACAGTTTGCTCTTCATGGAAACCTCAGCTAAGACTGCAATGAATGTCAATGAGATTTTTATGGCTATAG CCAAGAAGCTTCCGAAAAACGAGCCTCAGGGTGCAGCAGGCGCCGGCGGACGAGCCAGAGGTGGCGTGGACCTGCAGGAAGCTGCACCACAGGGCAGAAGTGGCCAGTGCTGCGGGGGCAGCAACTAG